The region CGAGGTTCTTGAACGATACGGTGGCATGATCTTGCGTCCTCAAAGGTCTTCTTGTCTTTTCGGCTGTCCTCCCCGGGAAAATCCTCAAACAGCCTTGGATCTCAACTGGTGTTTTGTCAGGTTTTTGGAAGAGACGAAAGGCCAGAAAACACAAAAACAGTACGCAGCGGTACGGTTGCAATTTCGAGCTTTTGAAGCCTGGGCAGGCGATGCGGTGTCTGACAGGAGGCAAGAGCACATCTTTGCCATATGAGACCGATGGCGCACCGGCCTTGTGGAACGACCCATGGCAACAGCTCAATCACGGTCGATAGACTTGTCATTTCAGGCAATTATGCAGTGGTTTCTTAAGTATTGATTCATCATAAATAGGGCGAGAGGCATTCAGGATCGCTTTATGAAACTCGACACACCCACCCTTTTGATGGCCGTGACGATCGCCTACTACACGGGCGCGCTCATTCTTGCGGTTCTGGCGCTCTCGTTGAGGTCGTTCCCACGTCATATTCGCCTCGGCTGGGGGTTTTGGGCGTTTGCCATGCTCCTGTCAGGCTCTTGTGCAACGCTTGTCAGCATGCGCGGATCGATCTCCGACCTGCTCAGCATCGCTCTTGCCAATGCCTTGATGCTGTTCGGCTTTGGCCTGCGCCCCAATGCGCTGAGCATGCTGAACAGGGATCAGGTTTCCTATCCGTGGCTGCCTTTCCTGCTCTCTTTCGGCTGGCTCGGGCTTTACCTGGTTCCCTGGTTTCGGGACGATCTGCTTGCGCGCACGCTCTACGTCAACCTTGCAAGTATTCTCGCGATGGGGCTTTGCATCCATCAGTGCTGGCAGGCGCTCAAGACACAGAAAATCAGTTCCTTGCTTCTGATAGCTGTCTTCACCCTCGACGTCCTCGTTCGTGCGAACCTGATCATGATGCACTTGGGCAGGACATTTCCAGATCTGCAAGCCAGTTTTCAGACGACGTCCCTACAGCTCACGATCATCGTTCTTATCATCGCCGTCGTGCTGAAAATCCTTGGATTGGGCATTGCAGTCTTCGAGCAGACCACGGAGACATTCGCACAACAAGCGTTGACCGATCCGCTCACCGGCCTTTCGAACCGCCGTGCCTTTGTATCTGCGACAGAAACCCGGCTGGCGAAGATGGACGCGCCCGCAACGCCCTATGCCTTGATGGTTCTCGAAATAGACGACCTGCAAACCATAAAAGACCGTTACGGCAACGCCATGAATGATGCGCTGCAGCGTCTGCTTGGCCGCATCTGCTTAGAGACTGCCAAGTCCACTCCTGAGGCCT is a window of Labrenzia sp. CE80 DNA encoding:
- a CDS encoding GGDEF domain-containing protein, which encodes MKLDTPTLLMAVTIAYYTGALILAVLALSLRSFPRHIRLGWGFWAFAMLLSGSCATLVSMRGSISDLLSIALANALMLFGFGLRPNALSMLNRDQVSYPWLPFLLSFGWLGLYLVPWFRDDLLARTLYVNLASILAMGLCIHQCWQALKTQKISSLLLIAVFTLDVLVRANLIMMHLGRTFPDLQASFQTTSLQLTIIVLIIAVVLKILGLGIAVFEQTTETFAQQALTDPLTGLSNRRAFVSATETRLAKMDAPATPYALMVLEIDDLQTIKDRYGNAMNDALQRLLGRICLETAKSTPEACRMRDDQFALFLPGVAQVEADAVAQRLSRYLTVEGSRASDKQLVITMSIGLFCGNASVPLSRAQEIADHCLHRAKSKGGNQTVFNSGHSEGPVKSAVKAAPFATRKKTVA